The proteins below are encoded in one region of Ereboglobus luteus:
- a CDS encoding NADH-quinone oxidoreductase subunit J family protein, which produces MSLSLLIFILIAIATLGSAAVALALKNIIRAALLLVVSWIGIASFYLWADAQFVAFAQVLVYVGAISMIVLFGVVLTRRAPVSVVDTTVTPSMRAVAGVASAGLVALAVVWGILGTELPQTSSRAAAPVVDMRAIGLELMGQYAAAILIVGALLTVALLGSVVVASHEEKLMKNEE; this is translated from the coding sequence ATGTCCCTCTCGCTTCTCATCTTCATCCTCATCGCCATTGCCACGCTTGGCTCGGCGGCGGTCGCGCTCGCGTTGAAAAACATCATCCGCGCGGCGCTCCTGCTTGTCGTGAGCTGGATCGGCATCGCGTCGTTTTACCTGTGGGCCGACGCGCAATTCGTGGCCTTCGCGCAAGTGCTCGTTTATGTCGGCGCCATCTCGATGATCGTTCTCTTTGGCGTCGTGCTCACGCGCCGCGCGCCCGTCAGCGTTGTTGACACCACCGTCACGCCCTCGATGCGCGCGGTCGCCGGGGTCGCCTCCGCCGGGCTCGTCGCGCTCGCCGTCGTCTGGGGAATTCTCGGCACCGAGCTGCCGCAAACATCATCGCGCGCCGCCGCGCCCGTCGTGGACATGCGCGCGATCGGCCTCGAACTCATGGGCCAATACGCCGCCGCCATCCTCATCGTCGGCGCGCTCCTCACCGTCGCGCTCCTCGGCTCCGTCGTTGTCGCTTCTCATGAAGAGAAGCTAATGAAAAATGAAGAATGA
- the nuoK gene encoding NADH-quinone oxidoreductase subunit NuoK — protein sequence MSALHLCLIFSTLLFALGLAAALSRSNAILVLLGVELMLNAANINFIAFWRFSPQFASNPHAGVIFAVFSIAVAAAEAAVGLALIIAVYRHYKNVRLQDADQLKG from the coding sequence ATGAGCGCCCTTCACCTCTGCCTGATTTTTTCGACGCTGCTATTTGCGCTAGGCCTCGCCGCCGCGCTCTCCCGCAGCAACGCCATCCTCGTGCTCCTCGGCGTCGAGCTGATGCTCAACGCGGCCAACATCAACTTCATCGCCTTCTGGCGTTTCTCGCCGCAATTCGCGAGCAACCCGCACGCCGGCGTCATCTTCGCGGTCTTCTCGATCGCGGTCGCCGCCGCCGAGGCGGCAGTCGGCCTCGCACTCATCATTGCCGTTTACCGCCACTACAAAAACGTGCGCCTGCAAGACGCCGACCAGCTCAAGGGCTGA
- a CDS encoding proton-conducting transporter membrane subunit, translated as MLSAKYIWLIPLLPLISAAIGTFLPRGGSSRKIASASAILSMAAGFVLSCLALRGALANPAAHDTWNFRWLDFGATTLELGFINDPLTAFMLVMVTFVGSLIFIFSTGYMREDANAAKFFCYLSFFAAAMLGLVVSNSLLLLFVCWELVGLASYLLIGFWFTKPAAAAAAKKAFITTRIGDLGLLIGICWLYNAGGTLLFYDGGNGFLETSVLGALTVVLPCGLAVSTAIGLLIFCGAVGKSGQFPLHVWLPDAMEGPTPVSALIHAATMVAAGVFLIARVYPLMALDQANILRDGFDAVLSGAPLEIYSSTGIKALTVVAIIGAITALFGAVVAVAQNDIKRILAFSTVSQLGYMMLAIGVGAWPVAIFHLLTHAFFKALLFLGAGSVIHAAHHEQDIRYLGGLAPRMKITFATFAIGMMALAGVPFLFSGFWSKEGILNAAFEWGYNYNAIPFVAALIAVILTAFYMTRLVCEVFFGKARSHAAEHAHENNPAMTVPLILLAICSIGLGFLGMPSWPWIQSMLEGIPSDKIHAHSGESIVMVASIVLVALGIGVGCALYYFLRKRNTTGELDPLEKAAPALWTALANRLYFDELYAATFGRLFDAIAWLSDAFDRHVWGGLINLIGGLGLFAGGVNREFDENTLNGGFDTVSEDLRKTGKAYSRAQTGDAHGYLRTMALGFAGLIAIVILIVAI; from the coding sequence ATGCTTTCCGCAAAATACATCTGGCTCATTCCGTTGCTTCCGCTCATCTCCGCGGCAATCGGGACATTCCTCCCGCGCGGCGGCAGCTCGCGCAAAATCGCCTCCGCCTCCGCGATCCTCTCGATGGCCGCCGGATTTGTGCTCTCGTGCCTCGCGCTCCGCGGCGCGCTCGCCAATCCCGCCGCGCACGACACTTGGAATTTTCGCTGGCTCGATTTCGGCGCCACCACGCTCGAACTCGGTTTCATCAATGACCCGCTCACCGCGTTCATGCTCGTGATGGTGACGTTTGTCGGTTCGCTCATTTTTATTTTCAGCACCGGCTACATGAGGGAGGACGCCAACGCCGCGAAGTTTTTCTGCTACCTCTCGTTCTTCGCCGCCGCGATGCTAGGCCTCGTCGTTTCCAACAGCCTGCTTCTCCTCTTCGTGTGCTGGGAACTCGTCGGGCTCGCCTCGTATCTGCTCATCGGTTTCTGGTTCACAAAACCCGCCGCCGCGGCCGCCGCGAAAAAAGCCTTCATCACCACGCGCATCGGCGACCTCGGCCTGCTCATCGGCATCTGCTGGCTCTACAACGCCGGGGGCACGCTGCTATTCTATGACGGCGGCAACGGGTTTCTCGAAACCAGCGTCCTCGGGGCACTCACCGTCGTGCTGCCTTGCGGACTTGCCGTCTCGACCGCAATCGGCCTCCTCATCTTTTGCGGCGCGGTTGGCAAATCAGGCCAGTTCCCGCTGCATGTCTGGCTCCCCGACGCGATGGAAGGCCCGACACCCGTCTCCGCGCTCATCCACGCCGCAACAATGGTCGCGGCTGGTGTGTTTCTCATTGCCCGCGTTTATCCGCTCATGGCGCTGGATCAGGCCAACATTTTACGTGATGGATTCGATGCCGTGCTCAGTGGAGCGCCTCTCGAAATTTATTCCTCCACCGGTATCAAGGCCCTCACCGTCGTCGCCATCATCGGCGCAATCACCGCGCTCTTCGGCGCGGTCGTCGCCGTGGCACAAAACGACATCAAGCGCATCCTCGCGTTTTCAACCGTCTCCCAACTCGGCTACATGATGCTCGCCATCGGCGTCGGCGCGTGGCCCGTGGCGATCTTCCATCTTCTCACGCACGCGTTTTTCAAGGCGCTGCTCTTCCTCGGCGCGGGCAGCGTCATCCACGCCGCGCATCACGAGCAGGACATCCGTTATCTCGGCGGACTCGCCCCGCGCATGAAAATCACCTTCGCCACCTTTGCCATCGGCATGATGGCGCTCGCCGGCGTGCCGTTCCTCTTCTCCGGTTTCTGGTCGAAGGAAGGCATCCTCAACGCCGCCTTCGAGTGGGGCTATAATTATAATGCCATACCTTTTGTCGCCGCTCTCATTGCCGTCATTCTCACCGCCTTCTACATGACGCGCCTCGTGTGCGAAGTTTTCTTCGGTAAAGCCCGCTCGCACGCTGCCGAACATGCGCACGAAAACAACCCCGCGATGACCGTGCCACTTATACTTCTCGCCATTTGTTCAATCGGTCTCGGTTTTCTCGGTATGCCATCATGGCCTTGGATCCAATCAATGCTTGAAGGCATTCCTTCCGATAAAATTCACGCCCACTCTGGCGAATCAATTGTCATGGTTGCTTCCATCGTGCTCGTCGCGCTCGGCATCGGCGTTGGTTGCGCGCTCTATTATTTCCTGCGCAAACGCAACACCACCGGCGAACTCGACCCGCTCGAAAAAGCCGCGCCCGCGCTCTGGACCGCGCTCGCCAACCGCCTTTACTTCGACGAACTCTACGCCGCGACCTTCGGACGCCTCTTCGACGCCATCGCGTGGCTCTCCGACGCGTTCGACCGCCACGTTTGGGGCGGCCTCATAAACCTGATCGGCGGCCTCGGCCTGTTCGCTGGCGGCGTGAACCGCGAGTTCGACGAAAACACCCTCAACGGCGGTTTCGACACCGTGAGCGAGGACCTCCGCAAAACCGGCAAGGCATACAGCCGCGCCCAAACCGGCGACGCCCACGGCTACCTCCGCACCATGGCCCTCGGCTTCGCCGGTCTCATCGCAATCGTAATCCTCATCGTCGCCATCTGA
- a CDS encoding complex I subunit 4 family protein — MNSIPLLSLIIFTPWVGALLVALHHPRKPNAISRAGAVVFSLSTIIYAIAAIVLPGGFNPDAVGLQLTETHSWIDSLNVRYSLGLDGLSLMLVLLTGIIGPTALVASWRVAPVTRESNLYPVLFLLLQGASLGVFLAQDFFLWFLFWELSLFPAFFLIKMFGANAAKATRAAYQFVIYTMGGSAFMLFGFAALYATTGTLDFTALAQLGADGTLVAKLAEIGGIWPGVVFGGVLLGLAVKVPLFPFHTWLPSAYAEAPAGTSMFLTAVLSKMGVYGFIRILWPIFPAQLSAAAPCLMVLALAGVVLGAFAAMRQRDLKRMIAYSSVNHLSYCLLALFAVARVAGRTTHDAAVSSALSGTILQMFNHGLSAAALFYCIGLLEKRSGGLRGIGDFGGMRAVAPVFAGLCGVAMFSSLGLPGLNGFAGEFLIFRGVFGLAPWFAAAATLGLLVTALFLLTFWQKVFHGPVGENVKGMKDLSCCEIAPLVPAIALMFVLGIVPQVLAALFNPLVAQWTTSISSLP; from the coding sequence GTGAACTCCATTCCGCTTCTTTCTCTCATCATTTTTACGCCGTGGGTCGGCGCGCTTTTGGTCGCGCTGCATCATCCGCGCAAACCCAACGCCATCTCGCGCGCCGGCGCGGTCGTCTTCTCGCTCTCGACGATCATCTACGCCATCGCCGCGATCGTGCTCCCCGGCGGATTCAACCCCGACGCCGTCGGCCTCCAGCTCACCGAAACACACTCGTGGATCGACTCGCTCAACGTCCGCTACTCGCTCGGCCTCGACGGACTCTCGCTCATGCTCGTGCTCCTCACCGGCATTATCGGCCCCACCGCGCTCGTCGCCTCGTGGCGCGTCGCGCCCGTCACGCGCGAATCGAATCTCTACCCCGTCCTCTTCCTCCTCCTCCAGGGCGCGTCGCTCGGCGTGTTTCTCGCGCAGGACTTTTTCCTCTGGTTCCTGTTCTGGGAGCTGAGCCTTTTCCCGGCGTTTTTCCTCATCAAAATGTTCGGCGCAAACGCCGCCAAGGCCACGCGCGCAGCGTATCAATTTGTCATCTACACGATGGGCGGAAGCGCGTTCATGCTGTTCGGTTTCGCCGCGCTCTACGCCACCACCGGCACGCTCGATTTCACCGCGCTCGCGCAACTCGGCGCCGACGGCACGCTCGTCGCGAAGCTCGCCGAGATCGGCGGCATCTGGCCCGGCGTCGTGTTTGGCGGCGTGCTCCTCGGCCTCGCGGTGAAAGTGCCGCTGTTTCCCTTCCACACCTGGCTGCCCTCGGCCTACGCGGAGGCGCCCGCCGGCACGTCGATGTTTCTCACCGCCGTGCTTTCAAAAATGGGCGTTTACGGATTCATCCGAATCCTCTGGCCGATCTTTCCCGCGCAACTCTCCGCCGCCGCGCCTTGCCTGATGGTGCTCGCGCTCGCGGGCGTGGTGCTCGGCGCGTTCGCCGCGATGCGCCAGCGCGACCTCAAGCGCATGATCGCGTATTCGTCGGTCAACCACCTCAGCTACTGCCTGCTCGCGCTCTTCGCCGTCGCGCGCGTGGCGGGGCGGACAACCCACGACGCCGCGGTGTCGTCCGCGCTCAGCGGCACGATTCTGCAAATGTTCAACCACGGCCTCTCCGCCGCCGCGCTCTTCTATTGCATCGGACTGCTCGAAAAACGCTCGGGCGGCTTGCGCGGCATCGGCGATTTCGGCGGCATGCGCGCAGTCGCTCCGGTCTTCGCGGGCCTGTGCGGCGTGGCGATGTTCTCCTCGCTCGGCCTGCCCGGCCTCAACGGTTTCGCGGGCGAGTTCCTGATCTTCCGCGGCGTGTTCGGACTCGCGCCGTGGTTTGCCGCCGCCGCGACACTCGGCCTGCTCGTGACCGCGCTTTTCCTGCTAACCTTCTGGCAAAAAGTTTTCCACGGCCCGGTCGGTGAAAACGTCAAGGGGATGAAGGATCTTTCCTGCTGCGAAATCGCGCCTCTCGTGCCCGCCATCGCGCTGATGTTCGTGCTCGGCATCGTCCCGCAAGTGCTCGCCGCGCTCTTCAACCCGCTGGTCGCCCAATGGACAACCAGCATCTCCAGCCTGCCTTAA
- a CDS encoding complex I subunit 4 family protein, whose protein sequence is MSLLPWTIYLSFAGAFVALIAGARCKCAARVTALVFSLAALGVTAFAAFDFTPGPALQTLVNVPWIPQLGVSYHLAADGISLTLVVLTGIASVAGILFSWNIEENVGEFFALYLGLIGGVYGVFLSADAFVLFVFYEIAIVPKYFLIAKWGSTNREYGAMKLVLYSFIGSALVMAGLLWAFASAATILKANGYAPSFSLSVIAQVAVQFSHAQQLGMFALVFTGFAVLAGMFPFHTWAPTGHVAAPTAASMLLAGVVMKLGAYGCLRVAIPLFTEGYAAFAPVIGWLAVIGIVYAGLVALVQEDFKFVIGYSSVSHMGFVLLGLAAGNLASLGGAVLQMFSHGIIAGLLFAVVGRMVYERTHTRNLADLTAMPLHKLMPFAAVVFVLAGLASMGMPGFSGFPAELSILVGAWKTSHIWTLVAACGVLIAGAFTLKVVHVSFFGKANVFEGSQDKARAAISAIPHSEIRIPHSSLPPITWPEKIGALILVASMIIIGVKPGLLLNWINPALESPAFQAAMNALKGGL, encoded by the coding sequence ATGTCGCTTCTTCCCTGGACCATTTACCTGTCGTTTGCCGGCGCGTTTGTCGCGCTGATCGCGGGCGCGCGCTGCAAATGCGCCGCGCGCGTCACCGCGCTTGTGTTCTCGCTCGCCGCGCTCGGCGTCACCGCGTTCGCGGCTTTCGACTTCACACCCGGCCCCGCGCTGCAAACCCTCGTCAACGTGCCGTGGATTCCGCAGCTCGGCGTCAGCTACCACCTCGCGGCCGACGGCATCAGCCTCACACTCGTCGTCCTCACCGGCATCGCGTCCGTGGCGGGCATTTTGTTTTCGTGGAACATCGAGGAAAACGTCGGCGAGTTTTTCGCGCTCTACCTCGGGCTCATCGGCGGCGTTTACGGCGTGTTCCTGAGCGCCGACGCGTTCGTGCTTTTTGTCTTCTACGAAATCGCCATCGTGCCGAAATACTTCCTCATCGCGAAATGGGGCTCCACCAACCGCGAATACGGCGCGATGAAGCTCGTCCTCTATTCGTTCATCGGCAGCGCGCTCGTCATGGCCGGGCTGCTGTGGGCGTTCGCCTCGGCGGCGACGATCCTCAAGGCAAACGGCTACGCGCCCTCGTTCTCGCTTTCCGTGATCGCGCAAGTGGCCGTGCAATTTTCGCACGCGCAGCAACTCGGCATGTTCGCGCTCGTGTTCACCGGCTTCGCGGTGCTCGCGGGCATGTTTCCGTTTCACACCTGGGCGCCCACCGGCCACGTCGCCGCGCCCACGGCGGCGTCGATGCTGCTCGCCGGCGTCGTCATGAAACTGGGAGCCTACGGATGCCTGCGCGTGGCCATCCCGCTCTTCACGGAAGGCTACGCCGCGTTCGCGCCCGTCATCGGATGGCTCGCGGTGATCGGCATTGTTTACGCCGGATTGGTCGCGCTTGTGCAGGAGGATTTTAAATTTGTCATCGGTTACTCGTCGGTCAGCCACATGGGTTTCGTGCTGCTCGGCCTCGCCGCCGGAAACCTCGCCTCGCTCGGAGGCGCGGTGCTGCAAATGTTCTCGCACGGCATCATCGCGGGACTGCTCTTCGCCGTCGTCGGACGCATGGTTTACGAGCGCACGCACACGCGCAACCTCGCCGACCTCACCGCGATGCCGTTGCACAAATTGATGCCCTTCGCCGCGGTCGTCTTTGTGCTCGCCGGACTCGCCTCGATGGGCATGCCCGGCTTCAGCGGGTTCCCCGCCGAGCTCAGCATCCTCGTCGGCGCGTGGAAAACCTCGCACATCTGGACGCTCGTCGCCGCGTGCGGCGTGCTCATCGCCGGCGCGTTCACGCTGAAAGTCGTGCACGTTTCGTTCTTCGGAAAAGCGAATGTTTTTGAAGGGAGTCAGGATAAGGCGCGCGCCGCGATTTCCGCCATTCCGCATTCCGAAATCCGCATTCCGCATTCATCACTCCCACCAATAACGTGGCCCGAAAAAATCGGCGCGCTCATCCTCGTCGCCTCGATGATCATCATCGGCGTCAAACCCGGACTGCTTTTGAACTGGATAAATCCCGCACTCGAATCGCCTGCCTTCCAAGCCGCGATGAACGCACTGAAAGGAGGCCTGTAA
- a CDS encoding NADH-quinone oxidoreductase subunit N: MNATINYAELVYALRPEIALTLGLLLALGYDMAFGRRMSDCARRGVAVLIGIVTLASAVFQTLHTNVPPVGHAAYWFHGAFVYDTLAHGVRLGVFGLSALTLLLIAGSIPHSALRTPHFKHPAEYVAIQLLATMGFSLMAVSNNLLIAFLGFELASLSLYVMAGFDKTSRASAEASLKYFLFGGMAAAFMLFGFSLIYGMTGTIVLPEIARSLAVQGPSPLLLVALVMVLVGFGYKAAAAPFHQWAPDVYQGAPAPAAALIASASKLAGFAFFARLLFSGLGTVSGDAINFGGPAGWIMVVIIISAASMLLGNIAALAQTNARRLIAYSAIAHAGIMLLGVIAVRAEGAGPLFYYALTYGIATIGVFSVFAAIERTAPCQRISDLAGLWKRSPFLALVLFVCVLSLAGIPPLAGFFGKFYLFAAALYLNGLMSPAGWLAFLAIAMSAVGLYYYLIILKAALVTNATAGASAATEKIRVPLSTVIALATSAALTIALGIWPDVVLGLFK, translated from the coding sequence ATGAACGCGACGATCAACTACGCCGAACTCGTTTACGCCCTGCGCCCCGAAATCGCGCTCACGCTCGGGCTGCTGCTGGCGCTTGGCTACGACATGGCCTTCGGGCGCCGCATGTCCGATTGCGCGCGACGCGGCGTCGCCGTGCTCATCGGAATCGTGACGCTCGCCTCCGCCGTTTTCCAAACGCTCCACACAAACGTGCCGCCCGTCGGCCACGCGGCGTATTGGTTTCACGGCGCGTTTGTTTACGACACGCTCGCGCACGGCGTGCGGCTGGGCGTCTTCGGCCTGTCCGCGCTCACGCTGCTGCTCATCGCCGGTTCCATTCCGCATTCCGCGCTTCGCACTCCGCATTTCAAACACCCCGCCGAATACGTTGCCATCCAGCTCCTCGCCACGATGGGCTTCTCGCTCATGGCGGTGTCGAACAACCTGCTCATCGCGTTTCTCGGCTTCGAACTCGCGAGCCTCTCGCTCTACGTGATGGCCGGCTTCGACAAAACCAGCCGCGCCTCCGCCGAGGCCAGCCTCAAGTATTTCCTCTTCGGCGGCATGGCGGCGGCGTTCATGCTCTTCGGCTTCTCGCTCATTTACGGAATGACCGGCACGATCGTGCTGCCCGAAATCGCGCGCTCGCTCGCCGTGCAAGGCCCGAGCCCGCTGCTCCTCGTCGCGCTCGTGATGGTGCTCGTCGGCTTCGGTTACAAGGCCGCCGCCGCGCCCTTCCACCAATGGGCGCCCGACGTCTATCAAGGCGCGCCCGCGCCGGCCGCCGCGCTCATCGCCTCCGCGTCGAAGCTGGCGGGCTTCGCGTTTTTCGCGCGCCTGCTCTTCAGCGGACTCGGAACCGTGTCGGGCGACGCGATCAATTTCGGCGGCCCCGCCGGATGGATAATGGTGGTCATAATCATATCCGCCGCCTCGATGCTCCTCGGCAACATCGCCGCGCTCGCGCAGACAAACGCGCGCCGCCTGATCGCGTATTCGGCGATCGCGCACGCCGGCATCATGCTCCTCGGCGTGATCGCGGTGCGCGCCGAAGGCGCGGGCCCGCTGTTTTATTACGCGCTCACCTACGGCATCGCGACCATCGGCGTGTTTAGCGTGTTCGCCGCGATCGAACGCACGGCGCCCTGCCAGCGCATAAGCGACCTCGCCGGCCTGTGGAAACGCAGCCCGTTCCTGGCGCTCGTGCTCTTTGTCTGCGTGCTCTCGCTCGCCGGCATCCCGCCGCTCGCGGGCTTCTTTGGAAAATTTTATCTCTTCGCCGCCGCGCTCTATTTGAACGGCCTGATGTCCCCCGCCGGCTGGCTGGCCTTCCTCGCCATCGCCATGAGCGCCGTCGGACTCTACTATTATCTCATCATCCTGAAAGCCGCGCTCGTGACAAACGCCACCGCCGGCGCTTCCGCCGCAACAGAAAAGATTCGCGTCCCGCTGAGCACAGTTATCGCCCTCGCCACCTCTGCCGCCCTGACAATCGCCCTCGGCATCTGGCCGGACGTGGTGCTGGGATTGTTCAAGTAA
- a CDS encoding plasmid pRiA4b ORF-3 family protein: MISTLDGQHGAPAEKKPNDRALVLLARVAGCEPLIWRRLTVRESMWLHQLHDAIQIAFDWFDYQTHEFAIGNTRYGNPFKRDNIVIEDDRDVTLADVGLATAGMALYRYHFGEGWTVELQVEKTEPCKKNFSPPTCVAGERAGPPEDCGGVEAYNDMLACIKEPHTEIGQEWIEWLGPEYDAERFDINAINKALKERAKHEGKKDGE, from the coding sequence ATGATCTCAACCCTTGACGGCCAACACGGCGCGCCAGCCGAAAAGAAACCCAACGACCGGGCGCTGGTTCTGCTTGCCCGCGTGGCGGGGTGCGAACCGCTCATTTGGCGGCGCCTGACCGTGCGTGAATCGATGTGGCTGCACCAGTTGCACGATGCCATCCAGATCGCGTTCGACTGGTTCGACTACCAAACGCATGAGTTTGCCATTGGAAACACGCGTTATGGAAACCCGTTCAAGCGTGACAATATCGTCATTGAGGATGACCGCGATGTGACGCTTGCGGACGTCGGCCTGGCAACGGCGGGGATGGCGCTTTACCGCTATCATTTCGGCGAGGGATGGACGGTGGAGTTGCAGGTTGAGAAGACGGAACCCTGCAAAAAGAATTTCTCCCCTCCGACGTGCGTCGCGGGCGAGCGCGCGGGTCCGCCGGAGGATTGCGGCGGTGTGGAGGCTTACAACGACATGCTCGCGTGCATCAAGGAACCGCACACCGAGATCGGCCAGGAGTGGATCGAATGGCTCGGCCCCGAATACGACGCCGAAAGATTCGACATCAACGCGATCAACAAGGCGCTAAAGGAACGCGCCAAGCATGAGGGCAAAAAGGACGGGGAATAG
- a CDS encoding NADPH-dependent FMN reductase, producing the protein MIEIISGTNRPGSNSRKVAAQILEIYKRHNAAARIFDIAEIPAEIFSPASYTEKPASFAPFSQRILDAKGLHIITPEYNGSFPGVLKYFIDMLQFPESFEHKPVAFTGISAGMWGALRAVEQLEPIFGYRDAHIFPARVFIPGIFNELDESGKIKSAELVQRLEKQAGGFVDFVKRIG; encoded by the coding sequence ATGATCGAAATCATTAGTGGAACCAATCGCCCCGGCAGCAATAGTCGCAAAGTTGCCGCGCAAATTTTGGAAATTTATAAAAGACACAATGCAGCCGCGCGGATTTTTGACATCGCGGAGATTCCTGCGGAGATTTTTTCGCCCGCCTCCTACACCGAAAAACCCGCCTCGTTTGCTCCGTTTTCACAACGCATCCTTGATGCGAAAGGCCTGCACATCATCACGCCGGAATACAACGGCTCGTTTCCCGGCGTGCTGAAATACTTCATCGACATGCTGCAATTCCCCGAGAGCTTCGAGCACAAGCCCGTCGCGTTCACCGGCATCTCGGCGGGCATGTGGGGAGCGCTCCGCGCCGTCGAGCAACTGGAGCCGATTTTCGGCTATCGCGACGCGCATATTTTTCCCGCGCGCGTATTCATTCCGGGCATTTTTAACGAACTCGACGAATCCGGAAAAATCAAGTCCGCCGAACTCGTGCAACGACTCGAAAAACAGGCGGGTGGTTTCGTCGATTTTGTGAAACGCATCGGGTAG
- a CDS encoding SIR2 family NAD-dependent protein deacylase, with translation MKKTLVVLTGAGMSAESGIPTFRDAGGLWEGHRVEDVATPEAWMRNPALVLDFYNQRRRKLEQVEPNAGHIGLASLQEHFEVHIITQNVDDLHERAGSKSVLHLHGLLTQARGTQAGPGEQGNTIIDIGYRDIAIGDKCPRGSQLRPHIVWFGEDVPMIGPAIELAGHADLFAIIGTSLVVYPAASLIDHVPPGAPVYLIDPATTSGRLNVRHITTGASEGVRQLMTELVS, from the coding sequence ATGAAGAAAACCCTTGTTGTCCTCACCGGCGCCGGCATGAGCGCGGAAAGCGGAATCCCGACGTTTCGCGACGCCGGCGGCTTGTGGGAGGGACATCGCGTCGAGGATGTCGCGACGCCCGAAGCATGGATGCGCAATCCCGCGCTCGTGCTTGATTTCTACAACCAGCGCCGCCGCAAACTCGAACAGGTCGAGCCCAACGCGGGCCATATCGGACTCGCATCGCTGCAGGAGCATTTTGAAGTGCATATCATCACGCAAAATGTGGACGACCTGCACGAGCGCGCGGGTTCGAAAAGCGTGCTTCATTTGCATGGCTTGCTCACGCAGGCGCGCGGCACGCAGGCGGGTCCCGGCGAGCAAGGCAACACAATCATCGACATCGGATATCGCGATATTGCGATCGGCGACAAATGCCCGCGAGGCTCCCAACTGCGTCCGCATATTGTGTGGTTCGGCGAGGATGTCCCAATGATCGGCCCCGCCATCGAACTCGCGGGACACGCCGATCTATTTGCAATCATAGGCACGTCGCTTGTCGTGTATCCGGCCGCGAGTCTCATCGACCATGTGCCGCCCGGAGCGCCGGTTTACCTGATTGATCCGGCAACAACATCGGGACGCCTGAACGTGCGTCACATCACAACCGGCGCCAGCGAAGGCGTGCGCCAGCTTATGACGGAATTGGTATCGTAG